Genomic segment of Paenibacillus sp. FSL R5-0623:
ACACGACAAGTCAACAAAGGCATGAATCCGAACTTATTCAGGCCATTTCGAAGGCAGGGGCGGCTCAGAACATTCCTGTACGATTTATTTTGGGCGGAATGCATTATGATGAGAAGTATAATGTATTGATTTTGGAACATACGGACACAAGCAACGAACATGTAATCGATCAATTTGCGGGAAATGCGATCGATACGTTGTTTGGTCAAGTGAAGTTTAATCTTCCGCCAAGGAATTAGTGCGTCGAATCGTTCTACACATGTTGCTAAACAAGGAGATCACATAAGATGTGGTCTCTTTTTCATTTTTTGAAGAGAGATTTAATGGAAAAAAGATTATTGCAAGCTGGGTGATGCCAGATTGTGTATGAGAAATCAAAATAAATACAACATTATATGTTATTATAGTTAACATAAAAGGCATGAAAATTGTATATTGTCAGGAAATATGTTTATATATCGCGGTATTTAACGTAAAAAAAGTGAATTTCACATTTTGAAAATAGTTTATTGTCCAAATATCAGATCATATGTAATGATTAGTGACATTCACAGGTGCAACAAAATGGGATGAACAAAGTGGAGTGGCAATCATGTGAATCCATTCAGAGAGTGTGCGAAAGGGGAAAGGTCAAATGAGATTATTTCAAAGACGTAAGGCAGGCAAGGCAAGTTCAATCCTCGCAGTGGTAACAGCATTCACTCTATTATTATCTGCATGTTCATCAGGAAGCGAATCAACATCTTCATCAGGAGAGTCGGGTTCGGGGGAAAAAACGACTTTGAAAGTAGAAATCTTCGACCGGGGAAACACTCCAGCGGGCTACACCATTTCGGACAGTTATCTGACTCGCTTCATTCAAGAGAAGTTTGGCGATCCAAACAACATCGACGTTCAATTTGTTCCGGTACCACGCTCGGAGGAAGTACAGAAGCTTAACGTTCTGATGGCGAGTGGCTCTGAAGTACCTGATATCGTCTTTACCTACGATTCGGGAACATTCAACCGGTATGCAGAGCAAGGAGGTCTCACCGAACTTACGGATCTGATCAATCAAAGTGGTCCTAACCTGAAGAAGTTCCTGGGAGATGAAACGCTGGCCTACGGTCAATATGATGGACAACAGTTCGCGGTTCCAGGTAAACGTCTTGTACTTGGCAAGTACGCATCCTATGTTCGTCAGGACTGGCTGGACGCACTTGGACTGCCTTCCCCTGAGACAGCTGAGGAGCTGCATACTACACTGAAGGCGTTCAAGGAAAAAGATCCGGGTAAAGTCGGCACAGGACTTATTCCGATGGGGATGTCCATTGCCTCGGCTCAATATGAACCACTGATCTGGTCATTCATTGAACCGTTGACGGAAGAACAAAAATATACATTAACGCAGCAACTGGGTTCCAATGACTATCCAACGTTGTTGCCTGGTTTCAAGGACGCCCTGAAATATATGAACACACTTTATAATGAAGGATTAATGAGCAAGGACTTTGGACTCGACAAAGACAAGAAAAAGCTGTGGGAAGATGTATCTAACGGGAAAGTTGGATTCTACACTGAGGATGCAGGGGAGATTTATATCTCTGGTACGTACAAAAACCTGCAAACCAATCAACCGGGTGCAGTGATTACACCCATTGATGCATTCAAAAACTCCGAAGGCAAATTCGCCAAACCGGCGTATGCACCCAATGCAATGTATGTCATGATTCCGAAATCGAGCAAAAATGCGGAAGCAGCGATGAAGTATCTGGATTGGATGGCTTCGGGCAACAACCTGTTCGACCTGCAATTCGGTGTTGAAAACGAGAACTATGAACTTGTGGATGGGGTACCACTGATCAAAGATGATGCTTCTCCCGAAATTGCAGGCCGTATCTATAATTCCGGTGACATTGCCATTATTGTCAATGGTAAATACGTTGGGGATGACAAGAAAAATGAAGAGGCCTATGTCGTACAGGTAGAGTCGAAGTATCGGGATGATATGCGTAAGTCGGTAGCGATCTCTAACACGGATACGATTCAACCAGTGCGCTTCTCCAAACCGATTGATGCAGAAGCGCGCTACGGTAATGGTTTGAAAGACAAGTTTATGGAGTTCTTCGTGAAAACAACCATTTCCAAACTCGCTGATTTTGAAGCCACGTATGACAGCATGATGAAGGACTACATGGCGAGCGGTGGTCAAGCAATCCTGGATGAGCGTACAGAAGCTTACAATGCAATGAAATAAGTAGAGTAGAGATCACATCTAATGCATATCGCAACAAAGAACAGGGATTCCATTAAGGTGATGACAACATCACCTTAATGGAGACATCCTGTATGACATGGGGGGAAGGTTTATGAAAACAAGCATCTATTTCCGCAGAAACTGGCAACTATATGCGTTGCTCCTACTGCCCATGATCTACTTCATTATTTTCAAGTATGGGCCAATGTATGGCGTGCAGATTGCGTTCAAGGATTTTAACTTCTTTCAAGGGATCTCTGGTAGTGAGTGGATTGGTTTGGATGCATTCAGAGAAGTTTTTCAAAATCAGGGATTTTACACTGCATTACGCAACACGTTAGTGCTAAACATGCTGGATCTACTGGTTTCCTTCCCGGCACCACTTATATTAGCCATCTTATTGTTCGAGCTGAAGAAGGCCTGGTTCAAAAAGTTGGCACAGACTTTACTGTACATTCCTCACTTTATTTCGTGGGTCATTATTGGAGGGATCGTACTTCAGGTATTCGGTACACAATCCGGTTTCATTAACAATATCTTAATGAGCATGGGGTTTGATCCATTACCTTTCCTTTCAGACAAAAACTATTGGCTCTTTACGTATCTTGCGGTAGGTGTGTGGCAGAGTGCAGGCTGGGGTACGATTCTGTATCTGGCATCCCTGACAGGGATTAACCGGGAGCTGTATGAAGCGGCAGAAGTGGATGGAGCAAGTCGGTTACGCAGAATCTGGCACATCTCCTTGCCAGGCATCAAAACAACGATTGTTACCTTATTGATCATCAATGTCGGCAACATGATCTCCATCGGCTTCGACCGACCGTTTATTATCGGAAATGTGGCTGTACGTGAATACTCGGATGTGCTCAGCACGTTTGTCTATCGTGTCGGTTTACAATCCGGTCAGGTCACGCTTGCAACAGCTGTAGGTTTGTTCCAGGCATTAGTTGGACTTGTCTTCATACTGGGAGCGAATTACACGTCCAAGAAATTAACCGATGAGAGCATTATGTAGTGGATTGAATCACATATGATCTGTAAGGAGTGAGCGAGATGTCTGAAAACACGGCGAATCGAATATTCAACATGGTAAACGTCATTCTTATTATCATTACGATGGTGCTGTGTCTTGCACCATTCATTCATATTATTGCGATCTCGCTCAGTTCCAACCGAGCGATCGGTTCAGGAGAAGTTTCCTTTTTCCCCAAAGAGCTGTCCTTTGAGGCATACACCAAAGTATTTGCAGATGGATCGATGATTCGTTCCCTCATCTATACCATTTGGCTGACCGTCCTGAGTACGGTGCTAAGCATGGTGATGACCATTGCAGCGGCATATCCACTGGCGAAGAGTAATCTGAAAGGGCGCAAGTGGTTCATGCTTGTCATTGTGGTGACAATGTTCTTCAGCGGGGGCATTATCCCCGAGTACATTCTGATCAAAAATCTACATTTACTCGATAGCACATGGGGACTTATTCTGCCTGGATTGATTAGTCCGTTCTATATGATCATCCTCATTACCTTCTTCCGAGGGATTCCCGAAAGTCTGGAAGAAGCAGCAGGCATTGATGGAAGCAGCCACTTCGGAACACTTATGCGCATTATTTTGCCACTATCCCTTCCGGTTATGGCAACACTGAGCCTATTCTACGCGGTAGGACGGTGGAATGGTTTCCAGGATGCACTCATGTATATTACGAAGCCTGAGCTATACCCTTTGCAATTGAAGTTGTATCAGATGATTCAGCAAAACCAGATTACAGAACTAATGCAGAACGAAGGCATTGGTGCCGTTCAGGTCCTGCCTGAGAGTCTGAAAGCAGCCAGTGTTATATTCTCAACGTTACCGATCCTGCTTGTGTACCCGTGGTTGCAGCGGTACTTTATCAGTGGCGTAATGGTAGGTGCTGTAAAAGGTTAACAATCTCGGGAGGTCGCATGATATGACACAACGAATGGTAGAGAAGATGTCGAAAGAGCAACAGTATCTTATAAATCAGTCCATGACGATGATGGATAGTTTTTATGACAAGGAAATGGATCTGCTTCGGAGTTTTGAAGAGGAGGATTCATCGCAGCACAGCACACGAGCCAGTGCACATTATGCACTCGGGTTGTTGATTCGAAATGAGCCTGGTGATGTGGAACGCGCGATAGGAGTGTTCCACAAGGTGCTCGATGTTCAATATGACGCTCCGGATGAGATCTATCACGGAACCTTCGCGACCCGACCCAATGATGTGCATCCACCAGCGGGTCACTATGCTTGGAAATCTTTTGCGCCAGGCACGGCCTATTTCCTGGAACGCACCTTTGAGAAGGTGTCTGCGCAGTTTATCCATAAACTACAGGAAGAGGGTTCTCTGCTCACAGAGGCCGCAGACCCCAAACAACTGAAACACCTTTTTTATTCGGCAGTGAATCAGGTTCTGCCACCGGTCTGGATCAGTTATGATCCCAACTGGCGCGAGTTTATCGCTTGTGTCTGTGTGGTTGTAACTGCCGAATTCGCCGAACTACTGCCGGAGACACTCATGAAACGGATGGATTATGCGATGGAACTGGCAGTTCAAGGATCAATAGAACGCAGGTTATCCGACGTAATCCCGATGAACACCAATATTGAGTTAATGCATATTTTCATCACCCACTACTATGGCCATCGCTTGAACCGAACAGATTGGATTCAGCATTCGGATGAACAGGCGGAGGGGTTGATGAAGGAGTTTGAACAATACGATGGTACATTCGCGGAGTTCAATACGACAACGTATTACGGGGTGGATCTCTCCGTGCTTGGCATGTATCGAAAGTATGGACTCACCCAACGTTTAGTTGAAATTGGACACCGGATTGAACATGGGCTGTGGAATAACATTGCGCTATATTACAATGCCAACCTCGAAAATCTCTCCGGCCCGTTCTCTCGGGCGTACGACATGGAGATGCGAGAGCATAGTTCAATCGGCGTGTTTATCTATCTCTTGCTTGGAGAAGGGTATGAATATCTGGCAGGAATCAACTGTGAGTCAGGCCATGATCCACTGATTGCGCTCCTTGGGGTGGATGTGCCCGTGGAAGCCGTGCCGTATTTCAAGGCTCATCAAGAAGATCGGCTTGTGCAGAAACAGTTCATGGAACTGTGTGAGCGCAATGATCCAACCTCCAATCGGAATTTGTGTACAGCCAAAGCTTGGATCGGTGAGGATCGGATGATCGGGGCCATGTCGGGAAGTGTGAATACGAATGGACAGATGCATCCAGCTACGATCCACTGGCAGATAGAGACGGGGGAGCGTTATTATCTTCGCTTGATCCGTCGTGAGGTGGGTGAGGGCTGGAACAGCCATCTGCGCGGAATAACGTTTGATGCGGACCTCACGCCAGATTCGTTAACCATTGATGTGGAGCTGGATACGGCGGAAGAGATCGATGTTTATTTTGAAATCAGAGGGCCATCCCTTAGTCAGCAGGATATTACACCAGCGTTATGGCAGTTCCCTGGACTTACGTGTGCCGTAAAGGCTGAGGCGCCTGAACCATCTGTGTTAATGTACGTAAATCATGCGGAGATCATCTATCGTTATGTGCCTGGGAAGACGGCAAACAAAATGAGATTTGAATTGACTCTCCGTGAAGACAACGGTTTGAGGAATAAATAGGTATATAAGATGAACTGAACATTTACACGAGAACGAAGAGTGCAGAACGGATCTGAAGAAGCGGAGCGTTCGCCTGAAAGCTTTCTGCAAGAAAGCTGCATCGGAAGCATAAGCTATCCCCGGATTTTTCCCTTTAGAGAAGGGGATCAAAAAATCTGGGGATCACAGCGATCGGAAGATGGTACTGCAATTGGAGTGATCTAGTGTAAAGTTATTGGTTCAACTTATATAGATAGAGATAAATGGAATATGAATGGGCGATAGATTGAGAGACAGGAGGACCAAGTATGTACACAGACAAACAAGAATATTCGTTCTCAACATGTTGGAATATCAAACGTCATAAGACCGGACAAGGCATGATTGAGGAGATCAAGTCTCTCGGATTCAAACAGGTTGAACTGAATTATAACGTGACGGAAGAGATGCTGCAGACGATAGAGCCGATGATTGAACGGGGAGAGATCGGTGTATCCAGTGTGCATAATACATTTCCGCATGTGGCTGATCCGGATTACGGAACGGATTCCGTCCTGCTCGGATTTGATGATGAACCGCGCCGTAAACGGGCGATTGAACTGTTACTTCGCTCAGCCGAGTACGCACATCGTTATGGTGCCAAGGCTGTTGTTGTACATCCCGGTGAGGTTCCGTTCGAATACAATATAGATGAAGCGTTGAAAAAGATATACCACGATCAAGGACCGGATTCAACGGCATATCAATCTTTATGGCAAGAGATGCTGGAGAAGCGGGAAGATGGCAGCGCACATTATCTGAGCCGGATTCAGGAAAGTCTCGAAGAGGTATGCGACTTGTCCGAGCAGCGAGGATATGGGGTGAATTTTGGTATTGAGACCCGTTCACGCTGTTATCAGATGCCGACATTGCACGAAGCGGGAACGATTATTGAACGCATGAAGGGCGCGCCGCTTGGTCTCTGGTACGATATTGGTCACGGCATGATGATGGATCGTATGGGGCTGTACGATAATGTACGTGAGGCTAACGCGTTGATTGATCACGTGGTTGGCGTGCATATTCATGAAACTGTAGGGTTGGCAGATCATTGGTGTCCATACATTCATAGTAAAGACATGACCTTCTTTGATTCATTTTTGGATATTATCGACCGTTCTCCGGTGAAAGTATATGAGCTAAAAGCCGCGTGTACGCCGGAAGAAATCGATGAGAGTCATGGAATAATCACGGCTCGTATTGCTGAACGTCATGCGGCGCGTCAGCGCGAATAGGGTGAATTGGTATATTTTCAGCTAAGCGCTTAGATGGGTAAATGATAGGGCAATGTAGAAATGTGAAGCATCATTTCTGCTGATGTCTGACGTCCACTGGAGTGGAAGATATCGGCAATCCATGTGTTATGCGGGGATGTTTAATGAAAAAAAGGATCGGTTTCATCAGCCCGAGGGTTTGGTGAGACTGATCCTTTTTTGATTTTATTTGATATATATATGATCAGTGTACAGCTTTCATCCAGATCACATTCAGAAAGCGTTTTGGAAAACACTTCGTTTCATCAAGGTGCACTCTTTGAAACGCTAACGAACCTGGCACACCCTATTTCAAGTATATGAGCCATATTTATATCGCAACGAATCTGAGACGTCTTAACTCTTCGTTTTTAGCAGGTTTTTGCCCATTTCCACTCGTATGCTCCCGTTTAGCGTTGCTGAGATTCGTTAGAATTTTCATACTAGTCTAAACAAGGCAATAAGGTGTCTGAGATTCATTAGAGTTCAAGAAGTGAGTCACAATTTGGAGAGAAGCGTTGATACACTATCTATCATCACAGATTAGGTGAGTGAGCAAGTGATTTCTTTTTATTCGTACATCCGTCGTTCAAGTTCAGCATAGGCAATCGCAGGATCATCACTGGAATTATCAATATAAGCGACGGATGCAGAAGGGAGGGGCCAGGCTATTTCTTTTCGGACGAGAGAAGCTCTGAAGGCATCCCAGTTGGCTAACTTCCATTCATCTAGTGGGGATTTTCTTGCTGAGATCCGCTTGTGATACAATGCTTCATTCTCTAAATAAATATAGGCCACACGCACATCCGTATCTTTCAGAGAACGTCCAATCCCTGCGAGCTCCTGCTCGATCCAGCCAGGGGTACCGATTTCCTTGGTAAATGGCCCCACAACGATCGTATCGATACCCAACTGAACGTTATCCAGAGCGGCGTCCATCGTAATGCGGTACCCAAGATCACGGCACAACCTTTTGTATTCAGGCGAATCTCGGTCGGATGGATCAAGTCCCTGAAGGGTCATGATCGCCTCAGCCGCGGGACGAAGCAGAATATCCATATCAAAGAAAGCCGCTTTATGTTTACGGGAAAGGGCTTTGGCAAGGGTGGTCTTGCCACTTCCGGCCCCGCCGAGAAAAAAAATTAGTTTGTTCATGAATGTAATGCCTCCTTAAATGTAATGAAAAAATAGTATATGTAATTGAAAAACACACGAATATATAGAGTCATCATTAGAGTTCGTGAATGAAAGGACTTGTTTATTTTAACATAAATAAAGAAGGTTGTTGGCTAGACAGAAAAGGAAGGATAAGGTAATATCATACCTAGTTGTACTATGCATAGGTTTCCGATGTATGTGAAAAGAAGAGATTTAAAAGTGTATTTTTCGAAATCTAAAAATTCTTGCTAAATGAATTGAAAAGGAAGGAGTGAGCGCGTTGCAGGTTAACAAACAAATGATTAAAGGCAGTACCGAAACATTGATTCTGACCCTGCTTCAGGAACGACCGTTGTACGGATATGAATTAATCAAGGAACTACATCGTCAATCCGAGGGTGTGTTTAATCTGAAAGAGGGCACGTTATATCCTATTTTGCATGCTATGGAGATTGAAGGTTGGGTAGAGTCGTACTGGATGGAGGTTGAAGGTCGTAAACGGAAATATTATTCGATTCGTGACAAGGGGATGGAGGCCTTACAAAGTAAAAAAGCAGAGTGGAATTTGTTCCGTAGAGCTGTGGATCGGGTGCTTGGGGAAGGAGGCCTGACATGACGAATCGACATGAGCGAATTCAGCATTATCTTGATCACATGTGTGTTCAGGTTAAAGCTCGCGAAGTACATAACGACCTGCGTAATGAGTTGGGAAACCACATGGAAGAGATCATTTTGGACAAAGAACAAGAAGGTTATACAGAGGAAGAAGCAATTGCATATGCCATTGAACAGATGGGTGATCCTGCAGTGGTAGGCAAGAGTATGCACCGATTGCATCGCCATCGAATGCACTGGGGGCTGTTAGTTGGATTAATTGGTTTGTCTATAATTAGCCTGTTGTTAATGTGGATTTTTACAATTAATGTAGCAGATGAAAAGTATCAGTTCTTATATCGCGGTCATGTGTTGTACACCGCTATAGGTGTAATGATGATGTTGTTCTTTATTTACTTTGATTATCGTAAGTTGAAAAAAGCTGCTTGGTGGATCTATATTCTGCTTAATGTCATGTTGTGGATCAGTCCAATGATAACTACAGATATTTACGGTAATAGCAGATATTGGAGCTTATTTGGCTTAACACTAGACCTTACCACAGCTTCAGTGTGGATTTTGCCACTTGCTATAGGTGCCGTTATGCTGGACAAGCTTCGTTCCAATTGTAATATGCAATCCATACTGACCTACATTGCGATGGTAACGATTCCCGCAGTGCTATTATTTCAAACGTTGGACTGGGTTCGCTTGTTTCTGTTTGGCATAATGTCCATTATTTTATTTGGCTGGCTCACGCGAAAATGGCTTTATACAGTCATAGGTGCTCTTATAACAGGAATTATTTTTGTATTGTTATTGTTCTTTGCAGATCAATACGGACGACTGGAGAGGCTCACTGTCGTTTTGAATCTTCAGGATGACCCTTACGGCAGTGCCTATAGTAACTATTCCATTATTGAAATTATTCGATCATCGGGTTGGTGGGGTAACGGGATTGATACAACGTTTGACAGGTTTAAAACGAGTTATTTCAATTACCCAGGTGTGCTACTCATTGATGTGTTTGGCTGGTCTGGCGGGATACTGCTATTGGTGGCGATCATCTGGTTTGTTGCCAATATGGTGAAAATGCTTCCTCGTATATGGGATGATTTTGGCCGTATGATTATTGTGAGTATCACAGCTATGTTTGCAATGCAAATCATCTATTCGCTGGCTATGACTACCGGAAAAGCACCTATTATCAGTATCACTTTTCCTTTTATTGGATACGGAAATCACTTGATGTTTGATTACGCCATGCTCGGTGTACTTCTCGGTGTGTACCGCCGGAAGGATACTATTTCGATGAGAGATGGAAAAATACGGAAGAAGATGGGTGCCGACTTGCTGACCGATTCATAGGCATCCAAAATCATTACCGCATCATGAAATGAAGGTATTCTTATGCTCTTTTAACGAGCATTCACGGAAACCAGATATGACGCAGGTTCACCCAGCCCTGGCTGTTGAAAGATAGGCCGCGCACCGAAGG
This window contains:
- a CDS encoding FtsW/RodA/SpoVE family cell cycle protein, producing MTNRHERIQHYLDHMCVQVKAREVHNDLRNELGNHMEEIILDKEQEGYTEEEAIAYAIEQMGDPAVVGKSMHRLHRHRMHWGLLVGLIGLSIISLLLMWIFTINVADEKYQFLYRGHVLYTAIGVMMMLFFIYFDYRKLKKAAWWIYILLNVMLWISPMITTDIYGNSRYWSLFGLTLDLTTASVWILPLAIGAVMLDKLRSNCNMQSILTYIAMVTIPAVLLFQTLDWVRLFLFGIMSIILFGWLTRKWLYTVIGALITGIIFVLLLFFADQYGRLERLTVVLNLQDDPYGSAYSNYSIIEIIRSSGWWGNGIDTTFDRFKTSYFNYPGVLLIDVFGWSGGILLLVAIIWFVANMVKMLPRIWDDFGRMIIVSITAMFAMQIIYSLAMTTGKAPIISITFPFIGYGNHLMFDYAMLGVLLGVYRRKDTISMRDGKIRKKMGADLLTDS
- a CDS encoding AAA family ATPase, translating into MNKLIFFLGGAGSGKTTLAKALSRKHKAAFFDMDILLRPAAEAIMTLQGLDPSDRDSPEYKRLCRDLGYRITMDAALDNVQLGIDTIVVGPFTKEIGTPGWIEQELAGIGRSLKDTDVRVAYIYLENEALYHKRISARKSPLDEWKLANWDAFRASLVRKEIAWPLPSASVAYIDNSSDDPAIAYAELERRMYE
- a CDS encoding ABC transporter permease subunit, with the translated sequence MKTSIYFRRNWQLYALLLLPMIYFIIFKYGPMYGVQIAFKDFNFFQGISGSEWIGLDAFREVFQNQGFYTALRNTLVLNMLDLLVSFPAPLILAILLFELKKAWFKKLAQTLLYIPHFISWVIIGGIVLQVFGTQSGFINNILMSMGFDPLPFLSDKNYWLFTYLAVGVWQSAGWGTILYLASLTGINRELYEAAEVDGASRLRRIWHISLPGIKTTIVTLLIINVGNMISIGFDRPFIIGNVAVREYSDVLSTFVYRVGLQSGQVTLATAVGLFQALVGLVFILGANYTSKKLTDESIM
- a CDS encoding carbohydrate ABC transporter permease, with the translated sequence MSENTANRIFNMVNVILIIITMVLCLAPFIHIIAISLSSNRAIGSGEVSFFPKELSFEAYTKVFADGSMIRSLIYTIWLTVLSTVLSMVMTIAAAYPLAKSNLKGRKWFMLVIVVTMFFSGGIIPEYILIKNLHLLDSTWGLILPGLISPFYMIILITFFRGIPESLEEAAGIDGSSHFGTLMRIILPLSLPVMATLSLFYAVGRWNGFQDALMYITKPELYPLQLKLYQMIQQNQITELMQNEGIGAVQVLPESLKAASVIFSTLPILLVYPWLQRYFISGVMVGAVKG
- a CDS encoding helix-turn-helix transcriptional regulator codes for the protein MQVNKQMIKGSTETLILTLLQERPLYGYELIKELHRQSEGVFNLKEGTLYPILHAMEIEGWVESYWMEVEGRKRKYYSIRDKGMEALQSKKAEWNLFRRAVDRVLGEGGLT
- a CDS encoding extracellular solute-binding protein; its protein translation is MRLFQRRKAGKASSILAVVTAFTLLLSACSSGSESTSSSGESGSGEKTTLKVEIFDRGNTPAGYTISDSYLTRFIQEKFGDPNNIDVQFVPVPRSEEVQKLNVLMASGSEVPDIVFTYDSGTFNRYAEQGGLTELTDLINQSGPNLKKFLGDETLAYGQYDGQQFAVPGKRLVLGKYASYVRQDWLDALGLPSPETAEELHTTLKAFKEKDPGKVGTGLIPMGMSIASAQYEPLIWSFIEPLTEEQKYTLTQQLGSNDYPTLLPGFKDALKYMNTLYNEGLMSKDFGLDKDKKKLWEDVSNGKVGFYTEDAGEIYISGTYKNLQTNQPGAVITPIDAFKNSEGKFAKPAYAPNAMYVMIPKSSKNAEAAMKYLDWMASGNNLFDLQFGVENENYELVDGVPLIKDDASPEIAGRIYNSGDIAIIVNGKYVGDDKKNEEAYVVQVESKYRDDMRKSVAISNTDTIQPVRFSKPIDAEARYGNGLKDKFMEFFVKTTISKLADFEATYDSMMKDYMASGGQAILDERTEAYNAMK
- a CDS encoding TIM barrel protein, with product MYTDKQEYSFSTCWNIKRHKTGQGMIEEIKSLGFKQVELNYNVTEEMLQTIEPMIERGEIGVSSVHNTFPHVADPDYGTDSVLLGFDDEPRRKRAIELLLRSAEYAHRYGAKAVVVHPGEVPFEYNIDEALKKIYHDQGPDSTAYQSLWQEMLEKREDGSAHYLSRIQESLEEVCDLSEQRGYGVNFGIETRSRCYQMPTLHEAGTIIERMKGAPLGLWYDIGHGMMMDRMGLYDNVREANALIDHVVGVHIHETVGLADHWCPYIHSKDMTFFDSFLDIIDRSPVKVYELKAACTPEEIDESHGIITARIAERHAARQRE